From Actinomycetota bacterium, one genomic window encodes:
- a CDS encoding DNA alkylation repair protein, with product MNLAEDLLSDLRVHANPDNVAGMARYGISTTGTLGVSMPYLRAKAGETKSLLGRKDEGLRERHETALALWASGLHEARILAALVDVPAMVSEQQAEAWVRDLDSWDVCDQLCGNLFDKTPLAREKVREWTAREEEFVKRAGFVLMTQLAVHDKRAPDELFLDFLPIIEREAGDGRNFVKKAVNWALRQIGKRSVRLHGPALEVAERLASSDDPARRWVGRGAAKELRSSAVLERLGLGG from the coding sequence ATGAACCTGGCCGAGGACCTGCTGAGCGACCTTCGCGTTCACGCGAACCCGGACAACGTCGCAGGCATGGCTCGATACGGCATCAGTACGACCGGCACGCTCGGCGTGTCCATGCCGTATCTGCGCGCGAAGGCGGGCGAGACCAAGAGCCTTCTTGGCAGGAAGGACGAGGGTCTGCGCGAGCGGCATGAGACCGCGCTGGCGCTTTGGGCGTCCGGCCTGCATGAAGCTCGCATCCTGGCTGCTCTCGTGGACGTCCCTGCAATGGTGTCCGAACAGCAGGCGGAAGCCTGGGTCCGCGACCTCGACTCGTGGGACGTCTGCGACCAACTGTGCGGCAACCTGTTCGACAAGACGCCGCTGGCGCGGGAGAAGGTCCGCGAGTGGACCGCGCGAGAGGAGGAGTTCGTCAAGCGCGCGGGCTTCGTGCTCATGACCCAGCTGGCCGTGCACGACAAGAGAGCGCCCGACGAGCTCTTCCTCGACTTCCTTCCGATCATCGAACGGGAGGCGGGCGACGGGCGCAACTTCGTAAAGAAGGCCGTGAACTGGGCGCTGCGACAGATCGGCAAGCGCTCAGTACGGCTGCACGGGCCGGCGCTTGAGGTGGCGGAGCGCCTGGCGTCGTCGGACGATCCGGCGCGCAGATGGGTGGGGCGCGGAGCTGCCAAGGAGCTGCGGTCGAGCGCGGTGCTCGAGCGGCTGGGCCTCGGCGGATAG
- a CDS encoding cell wall-binding repeat-containing protein has translation MAGGTATISKSVFNQLNATPATAHRWAGPTRYDTAVAVANGAKGLGWLDFSEIGVAARVPDAMSGGAAMGMKGGPLLLTETNSLPNATKMFLLYNKPFIVHCTVFGGPMSISEAVRDQITQIIK, from the coding sequence ATGGCGGGCGGGACGGCCACGATCTCGAAGTCGGTATTCAACCAGCTCAACGCTACGCCGGCAACGGCACATCGCTGGGCCGGTCCGACGCGCTACGACACTGCCGTTGCTGTTGCGAACGGCGCGAAGGGCCTCGGCTGGCTTGACTTCTCCGAGATCGGTGTTGCGGCTCGTGTGCCGGACGCCATGAGTGGCGGCGCAGCCATGGGCATGAAGGGCGGTCCGCTGCTCCTCACCGAGACCAACAGTCTCCCGAACGCGACCAAGATGTTCTTGCTCTACAACAAGCCGTTTATCGTGCACTGCACGGTGTTTGGTGGACCGATGAGCATCAGCGAGGCTGTTCGCGACCAGATCACGCAGATCATCAAGTAG